CCTCCAACGGGATTTGGTTAGCTCAGTTACTGCGGAATGTGGATATGCCGAACTGTGGCAGCCTGCCGGACTTTGGCAATTTCGGAGATTACGACCGTTACCTGGGAGTGCAGCAATTAATGCCCTTTGCGCGAGGAATCAGTGCAAAAAGCTTTTCTTTTGATGGAAAGGGTAATGAGATCAACACAGATTTTGCTCGCATGCTGCGGATTATTCGAGATGCCGGTTATAAAGGCCATATCGGTATTGAATACGAAGGACCCGGAGATGAGGACAGGGGAATTAAAGCCACCCAAAAGTTACTGCTCAGTTTGTCTCAGCAGCTGAAGCCGCTAGCAGTTTAATTATAAAGAATAAAAATCGGTTACAGATGTAACCGGTTACTTTTCTAAAATTGACAAGATGAGAGAGGTGCGGCCAATTATCGCTCAACTTTCGCAAAATAACTGCTGATAGTCGGATCTATTTCGTCTAATAGATAGCGATCAGTAAAAATCGATAAAAATTTTTAACGAATAATGTAACCGGTTACAGTTTTCTGTTAATAGATAAAGATAAATTTAACGAACAAAACAAAAATAATTGATGAAGTAGGAGAGAGGCAATGCCGAATGATGACTTCGAGAAAAAAGAGTACGACGCACTAATTGTTGGCTCCGGTGCAGGAGGCGGTATGGCGGCTTACGTGCTTGCCACAGCCGGACTAAAAGTGCTTTTGCTGGAAGCGGGGCGATCCTATGACCCGGTCAAGGAAACCCCCATGTTTAACTTGCCCAAAGACGCCCCCCTGCGCGGTGGCAGCACACCGGAAAAGCCGTTCGGTTTTTACGATGCCACTGTGGATGGCGGCTGGCAAGTGCCTGGTGAACCCTACACTCAGGCATCCAATGACCGAGGCCGGCGATTTGATTGGTGGCGCGCGCGTATGCTCGGAGGGCGCACCAACCATTGGGGGCGTATTTCCCTGCGGATGGGGAAATACGATTTTAAACCTCATTCACGGGATGGGCTCGGTTTTGACTGGCCGATCAGTTATGAAGATCTGGCGCCGTACTACGACAAAACCGAGATGCTGATCGGTGTCTACGGCACTAACGAAGGACTGGAAAACACCCCCGACTCCTCCGATGGGGTACTTTTACCGCCCCCTAAGCCCCGGGCTTATGAGCTGCTGGCGAAAAAGGCCTGCGATAAGCTGGGTATTCCGGTGATCCCTTCTCACCTGGCAATTCTCAGCGAACGCCTCGACCACGAAAATATTCCTCAGAAACTGTTTCCGGACAACAAGCTTGCCCAGGAAGTGACCCAGGAATCAATGAAATCCCGTGCCGCCTGCTTCTGGGCTACTCCCTGCGGGCGCGGTTGCTCCATCAAGGCAAATTTCCAGTCAACTACAGTGCTTCTGCCCCCGGCGCTGGCCACTGGAAATCTGGATATCATCACTGATGCCATGGTGCGCGAGGTTACTGTTGATAAGAGCGGTAATGCCAATGGGGTTGTTTATATCGATAAAAACACCCGCCAGGAAAAGTTTGCCAGTGCCCGTGCCGTAGTGGTTGCGGCAAGTGCTGCCGAGACTTCGCGCATTCTTCTCAATTCGAAAAGTACACTGTTCCCCGATGGCCTTGCCAACGGTAGTGGTGTTGTAGGCAAGTACCTGATGGATACCGTGGGTGCTGGTATCGGCGGGCAGATTCCCGCTCTGGAAAATATGCCCGCTCATAACGAAGACGGTGCTTCGGCGATGCATATGTATATGCCTTGGTGGCTGTACAAAGAGCAATTGCGAGGAGATCTGGATTTTGCCCGAGGTTACCACATCGAGTTTGGCGGAGGCCGCAGTATGCCGGGTGCAGGGGCCTTTGGTGGTATGGGCGACTTCACCAGTGGTGCTTACGGTAAAGATTTGAAAGAGGCCTGCCGTCGCTACTACGGTTCCTTCGTTTGGTTTGATGGCCGTGGGGAAATGATTCCCAACGAAGACAGCTACTGTGAAATCGATAAAAACCAGGTGGACCAGTGGGGTATTCCGGTCCTGAAGTTCCACTGGAAATGGAGTGACCAAGAACTTAACCAGGCCGCCCACATGCATAAAACCTTTGCCGGAATTATCGAAGGCATGGGCGGCAAGGTAACCTCTACCGTGCAAACAGATGGTGCCAAGGCAATTATCAACGGTGGTGCGATTATCCATGAGGTGGGTACCGCGCGGATGGGCTCTAACCCGAAAGATTCTGTACTCAACCCTTACTGCCAGTCTTGGGAAGTTCCCAATCTATTCCTTACCGACGGCGCCCCCTTTGTATCCAATGCCGACAAGAACCCAACCCTGACCATTATGGCCCTGGCTTGGCGTACTTGTGACTACATCGTGGACCAGTTCAAGAAGAGGAACATCTGATATGAGCGAGGAAAAAACCAATCTGGGCCGCCGCAATGCCCTGCGTTTGATTGCCACCACCGCTGCCGCAGTTCCGGTGATTGGTTGTTCGGAAAAAGTAGCGCAGAAGGTTGTGGTTAAGGAAGAAAAGCCAGCGACGAAACCTGCGGTTAAAAACCTGGATGCCCCAAAACAAACCTTGGCCAGAGGCACGCCTACAGATCCGGATCTGCTCAATCCCGTCGTGCCTTGGGAAATGCAGCTGGATGCGGGTGAGCTGGCAGTACTGGCAGCGCTTTGCGATGTAATTATCCCGGCAGATGAAATTTCCCCGAGCGCCTCTTCAGTAGGGGCTCATCACTACATCAATGAATATGTCTCTGCGCCTTATTCAAACAACAAAGCGGATCTGGTCACGATTCGCGGCGGGGTTGTCTGGCTGGAGGGAGAGTCCAGGCGCAGGTTTGAAGACTCATTTGTCGAACTGAATGATTCGCAAAAAACTGCAATCTGTGAGGACATCAAATGGGCCCGCACTGCAAAGCCTGAATTCCAGGCCGGTGCACGTTTCTTTGCCAAAGTGAGAGTCCTTGTGTCTACCGCCTTTTATACCACTGAGGAAGGTATGGCGGATATTGGCTACGTGGGCAATCGCCCCATGGCCAGCTTCCCAGGAGCACCGCCTGAAGTGCTCAAACGACTGGGCTTGAATAGCTAATAACCGTTTATGGCTTCAACCCGCAGGGAAGGGGTTGTTAACTGAAATAAACAAGGGATAGGAAAAAAACAGGGCTTATTCCGGTGGCCTGGCATTTGAGCGTGCCAGGTTTAGTGTGTAAAGGGAAAGCTCGAAAAATAATAAAAGAGACACAGAGCAGTGATAGAGAAAACCCTAAAAATAAATCGTAGAGCAGAATTATTACGTACATCAGCCAGCGTTTTGGTGTTATGCGGTGTTGTCGGCATGGCACAAGCGCAGAGTGCAGAAGAAAAAAAAGAAGAAGGCTTGGTTCTTGAGGAAGTAGAGGTGATGGGAATTCGCCAGAGCATGGAGAAAAATCTCGATGTGAAGCGCTTTTCCAATGCGGTGGTGGATTCGATCACCGCTGAAGATATCGGTAAATTTCCCGATAAAAACGTAGCAGATGCCTTACAGCGAGTGCCTGGAGTTTCAATAGTTCGCAGTGGTGGTGAAGGTGTAAGGGTAAGTATCCGTGGTACAGATCCTGAACTTACTTTTACCCAGCTTAACGGTAACTATATCGCCACTCCGGGAGATGAGCCGTCGAGATCACTGGATTATTCATTGTTGCCTGCAACGTTGATTGCCCGTACTGATGTTTATAAGAGCCCCGAGGCAAAGCTGGATGAGGGCGGCATAGGCGGTACTGTAATTTTACATACCCGTAAGCCTTTGGATCTGGATTCAGGGGAGGGCATGTTATCCGTAGAGACAACCTATGCGGATGTCACGGAAAAGTATGAGCCGCAGTACACCGGTTTTTACTCTTGGAAAAATGACCAGGAAACATTTGGTGTACTGGTCGGTTACTCCAAGCAGGATCGTCAAAATCGTGTGATTAGCACCACTACAGAAAACTGGGGCTGGCAGGGTGATGAGCAACCACATGGTGGTGTAGAGGCCCGGGGGCCAATGGTAGATGTCGACGGTAATGAGTACCGCGATTTTTATGCGCCCAGAGCCGTTGTAGGCAGTGTTTTGGAAGAGGAGCGCACCCGCGAGGGGGTACAACTTAGCGCCCAGTGGCGCCCGGTGGAGCAACTTGAACTTGGCGTCAATTATTTCCGCTTTGAAAAGGGTGGAAATTCTGAAAACTATCGCATCGTATTTCCGGAGTGGAACTATGGTGATGCGATAGCACCAGGCAGCCTAAAATTTGATGAGGATGGCGATACCCTGCTCGGTATCGGTATGCTGGACAGGGGGCAGGCAGAATTGCAGTCTCCACAGGTGGGTGGCGACTATACACGAGCGGAGTACGTTTCAGATACCTTGGATTTCAATGCTAATTACCAGGGGGATGGATTCAATGTACGTCTGGCTGTAGGTAATTCCAGTGCGGAAGGTGGCCCCTCGGAGAAGCTATTTGCTTCGGTGAATTCTCGCTATGGTACTGTGACTGATTGGAGCTGGGATCTCAGTAGTGGCACTGCGGACATTGATACCAGTGCCGATTTGGCGGACCCAAATACTTATCCCTTATACGACTGGTTCTCCTC
This DNA window, taken from Microbulbifer sp. GL-2, encodes the following:
- a CDS encoding gluconate 2-dehydrogenase subunit 3 family protein, which translates into the protein MSEEKTNLGRRNALRLIATTAAAVPVIGCSEKVAQKVVVKEEKPATKPAVKNLDAPKQTLARGTPTDPDLLNPVVPWEMQLDAGELAVLAALCDVIIPADEISPSASSVGAHHYINEYVSAPYSNNKADLVTIRGGVVWLEGESRRRFEDSFVELNDSQKTAICEDIKWARTAKPEFQAGARFFAKVRVLVSTAFYTTEEGMADIGYVGNRPMASFPGAPPEVLKRLGLNS
- a CDS encoding GMC oxidoreductase; protein product: MPNDDFEKKEYDALIVGSGAGGGMAAYVLATAGLKVLLLEAGRSYDPVKETPMFNLPKDAPLRGGSTPEKPFGFYDATVDGGWQVPGEPYTQASNDRGRRFDWWRARMLGGRTNHWGRISLRMGKYDFKPHSRDGLGFDWPISYEDLAPYYDKTEMLIGVYGTNEGLENTPDSSDGVLLPPPKPRAYELLAKKACDKLGIPVIPSHLAILSERLDHENIPQKLFPDNKLAQEVTQESMKSRAACFWATPCGRGCSIKANFQSTTVLLPPALATGNLDIITDAMVREVTVDKSGNANGVVYIDKNTRQEKFASARAVVVAASAAETSRILLNSKSTLFPDGLANGSGVVGKYLMDTVGAGIGGQIPALENMPAHNEDGASAMHMYMPWWLYKEQLRGDLDFARGYHIEFGGGRSMPGAGAFGGMGDFTSGAYGKDLKEACRRYYGSFVWFDGRGEMIPNEDSYCEIDKNQVDQWGIPVLKFHWKWSDQELNQAAHMHKTFAGIIEGMGGKVTSTVQTDGAKAIINGGAIIHEVGTARMGSNPKDSVLNPYCQSWEVPNLFLTDGAPFVSNADKNPTLTIMALAWRTCDYIVDQFKKRNI